The region CTCATGGATCACCAGCGGAATACCCGTCAGCAGCGCCGCGATCGCCGCCGGCGCGGCAGAATATCCGCCCACGGAGAAGACCACGCTTGCCTTTTGCTCTTTGAGGATCGATCGCGCCTGCATCACCGAACGGGCCAGCACTCTCAAAGAAGCGATCTTGCCCGCAAAGCCCTGATTGACCACCCCCCGGCTCGGAAGGAAATAGCGCCGGGAAAAGTCGCTATCCTCTTCGAACCAGCGCCGATCCTGCCCTCCGGTGGAACCAATATAGACCGGAGGAGCTGTCGGCGTCTCGGAAGTAACAAGGCCTTCTTTCACTGCCCGGACAATCGCCAGGTGCCCTCCCGTCCCGCCGCCGGTCATAACGATACTACCCATGTTTTTTCCTTTTGGATTTTTTCTCTTCGATCTTCTTCGAAACCATCAAGACCATCCCGATGGCCACCGATGAGGCGAGGATCTGGGATCCTCCATAGCTGAGAAAAGGCACGGCGATCCCTTTGATCGGTGTCACCCCGGCGATCCCGTAGCTATTGACGATAAAGGCAAAGAGGATCAGCAGCGCCACCCCGACGGTAAAGAGGTAATAAGCCGGCTGATGAAGGCGTGAAGCAATCTGCAGTAGTCGAAAGATGATGAAGATCAGCAGCCCCGCCACCAGGATCAGAGTCACAAAGCCGAGCTCTTCGGTCAAACCTGCCAAAACGAAGTCGGTATGGACTTCACTGAGATAACCCAGTTTGAATTGTCCGTTACCCAGCCCCTGGCCCAACCAACCGCCGTTGTGAATGGCATTGAGTGAGTTGGCGATTTGATAGGGTTCGCTCGCTTCCGGAACCCGAAGCTTCGCCACCATATCCTGGGGGAAAAAGCTCAGGAAATGATCCTGCACCGTCGACCACCAACTCTTGATACGCCGCATCCGGTGGGGGGCAATGAGGATCAAAGTCACCACACCGACCAAACCCAGGAAAAGGGAAGTGAAAAAGAATTTGAGGCTGCGGCCCGCTATGAGGGTCAGAATGAGCATCGTCGCCGCCAGGACTACCACCTGCCCCAGATCCTTCTGGAAGATGGCGATGAGCACCACCGCCAGGCCGAACACCGCCAGATAGGGCAGTAGAACCAGAAACTCCCGCAATAGGGAGAGTTTGCCGTGCTGGATCAATTTGCGGGAAAAACTCCAGGCGATAAAGAAGACGAAACCGACCTTGAAAAACTCCACCGGCGCCAGCGAGATGGGCCCGAGGCGAATCCAGCGCTTGGCCCCCAAGACCTCCTTGGCCAGAGAGGCCGGCAGAAAGGGCATCAGGATCATCGCCAGGAGGGAGAGGAGGAAAATGGCGAAGCCCAGACGCACGAACCAGCGGTCGGGATCGAGCCAACTCAACGTCACCATAATGCCGATCCCCAGGAGGACCGAAGCCAGCTGACGCAAAAAAAAGTGAAAATCGTCGTAACCGTAATAGTGGACCGTGAAGGTCGAGAGGGAGTAGACCAGGACAAGCGAGAGGGTAAAAAGAGCACATACTGCATAAAAAAGTGCTTTGTCCGACATTGTTATTCCCAATTTTTATTAAATAGTATCAAGTACCGAAATTATAGTCTATCTGAAGATAGTTTTCACTAAAATAGCAGAAATCTTCCCGTAAAAGTATAGCTATTTGCATAAATTTGGGATCTTGGACAATAATGGGCAACAAACGGATATTTACCACCAGAAGTACCAAACTTCTCATCCTTTTCATTATGGCGGTCGTTCTCATCGCCGGCTTCCTCAGCGCCGTTCTGCGTATCCAGGAGCGTCCCAGAAAAATGCCGCCGCATACTTCGGTCATTCACGATCGGGCTCTGCGGGGAGCCATCCTCTCCCGGGAGGGTTACACCATCAGCCGGTCCAACAAAACCTACGAAGCCACCGTCCACGCCCGCAGCATCGATCCGGAGAAAAAAGAGCTCTTCATCCGTCTTTTCGCCATCTACAGCGGATTGTCCGAAAAGGAGGTCCGGCAAGCATTTCTCGATAAAAAAGGGCATCCCAAAAAAGGCTTCGTCGTCCTGAGCAAAGAGATCGACGCTTCCACCGCGATCCAGTTGAAGTATCTGGCTTACCAGCTCCGTCGTCTCCACGTCTTTCGTTCCTTCCCCAACAAACGGGGTGTCCAGGTCCTCTATGGGCTGGATATCCTCGAAAACGGAGAGGAACGGGAATTCCAGCTCAAAGATACCCTGACCCCCGTCATCGGCTATGTCCGAAGCCGCAATGTCGGCCGCTATCGAAAGATCTACGGCGTCAAGGGGCTGGAGAAGCGTTACGAACCCTACCTCAACAAAACCCAGGACGGCCTGGTGCGGGGGATGCGGGATGTCATCGGCACCATCATCCGCAACAAGAGTAGCCTGCGCATCCCCCGCCGAGACGGATACAACCTGCACCTGAATGTCTCCCTCGCGCTGCAAAAGTATGTCGAAGCGACCCTCGACAGGATGAAAGAAGAGACCGGGGCCAAAGAGATCATCGCCGCCGTGATGGAGAGCCGAAGCGGCAAACTCCTCACTCTAGCCAGCTCAGAGCGTTACGACCCCGCGCACATCACCCAGGCGGATATCCCCAAGCTCAATGCCAAATTCACCGAATACCCCTATGAACCCGGCTCCGTCATCAAACCCCTCACCCTGGCCATCGCCCTCGACAAGAACCGGGTCACTCCCGATACGGTCATCAACACTTACAACGGCGGGCCTTTTCATATCAGCAAACACCAAACCATCACCGACGACGAAGCCTACGACTCCCTCAGCGCCACCGACATCATCGTCCACTCCTCCAACATCGGGATTTCCCAGATCGCCTGGCGGCTCAGCGGTGCGGAATTTCACAAGGGATTGAGCGCTTTCGGCCTGGGGCGGCGCACCGGTATCGACCTCTCCCGGGAACTCCCCGGGCGGATCAAGCCGGCCCGTCTGCTGGAGCGCAAACCCCACGAAGCCAACCAGGCCTACGGCTACGGAATGCACGCGACCTTTGTCCAGCTGCTGCGGGCCCACAACGCCTTCAACAACGGCGGCCTGCTCGTCACTCCCCGGATCGTGGATTCCGTCACCGATGCCTCAGGGAAAAAATACCGCATCGACACTCCGGCACCTCATCGGATCATAAAACCCCACACCGCCCGGCAACTCCACCGAATCCTGGAAAAAGTGGTCAGCGAAGGAACCGGTGTCGCCGCCCAGTACCCGGGCCTGGACATCGGAGGCAAAACAGGAACGGCCCATATCACCGAGCACGGCCACTATGTCAAAAAATACAACAGCTCCTTCTACGGTTTCGCCAACGACGACAAAGGGCATCGCTACGAGATCGGAGTCCTGGTGATCCAGGCAAGCAAGTACCACAAATATTTCGCCGCCCAATCCGCCGTCCCGACCTTCAAAGCCATTGTGGACGATATGGTGGAACTGGGCTATCTCCACCCCAACCTCACTCCCGAACAGCGGGAAGCGATGCTGGCCAAAGAGAAAAAACGCCGCGCCGCCGCCCGGAAAAAGCAGCAGGAACGCACCCGGCAGATCAAAGAGCTGCTCCGCCGCCAGCGGGAGCAGATGCGTCGACAGGAGCGGAAAAACCATACAGCGCCCCGGCACCGCAGACCGGCACCGATCCCCGCCCGAGTGCACCACAAACCCCGGGTCTATACCCCGGCTC is a window of Nitratifractor salsuginis DSM 16511 DNA encoding:
- a CDS encoding peptidoglycan glycosyltransferase FtsW; translated protein: MSDKALFYAVCALFTLSLVLVYSLSTFTVHYYGYDDFHFFLRQLASVLLGIGIMVTLSWLDPDRWFVRLGFAIFLLSLLAMILMPFLPASLAKEVLGAKRWIRLGPISLAPVEFFKVGFVFFIAWSFSRKLIQHGKLSLLREFLVLLPYLAVFGLAVVLIAIFQKDLGQVVVLAATMLILTLIAGRSLKFFFTSLFLGLVGVVTLILIAPHRMRRIKSWWSTVQDHFLSFFPQDMVAKLRVPEASEPYQIANSLNAIHNGGWLGQGLGNGQFKLGYLSEVHTDFVLAGLTEELGFVTLILVAGLLIFIIFRLLQIASRLHQPAYYLFTVGVALLILFAFIVNSYGIAGVTPIKGIAVPFLSYGGSQILASSVAIGMVLMVSKKIEEKKSKRKKHG
- a CDS encoding peptidoglycan D,D-transpeptidase FtsI family protein, whose amino-acid sequence is MAVVLIAGFLSAVLRIQERPRKMPPHTSVIHDRALRGAILSREGYTISRSNKTYEATVHARSIDPEKKELFIRLFAIYSGLSEKEVRQAFLDKKGHPKKGFVVLSKEIDASTAIQLKYLAYQLRRLHVFRSFPNKRGVQVLYGLDILENGEEREFQLKDTLTPVIGYVRSRNVGRYRKIYGVKGLEKRYEPYLNKTQDGLVRGMRDVIGTIIRNKSSLRIPRRDGYNLHLNVSLALQKYVEATLDRMKEETGAKEIIAAVMESRSGKLLTLASSERYDPAHITQADIPKLNAKFTEYPYEPGSVIKPLTLAIALDKNRVTPDTVINTYNGGPFHISKHQTITDDEAYDSLSATDIIVHSSNIGISQIAWRLSGAEFHKGLSAFGLGRRTGIDLSRELPGRIKPARLLERKPHEANQAYGYGMHATFVQLLRAHNAFNNGGLLVTPRIVDSVTDASGKKYRIDTPAPHRIIKPHTARQLHRILEKVVSEGTGVAAQYPGLDIGGKTGTAHITEHGHYVKKYNSSFYGFANDDKGHRYEIGVLVIQASKYHKYFAAQSAVPTFKAIVDDMVELGYLHPNLTPEQREAMLAKEKKRRAAARKKQQERTRQIKELLRRQREQMRRQERKNHTAPRHRRPAPIPARVHHKPRVYTPAPIPRRRTPHEALPDMF